Proteins from a single region of Metallibacterium scheffleri:
- a CDS encoding PsiF family protein: MQIRLIASLALACLLFAGGASAATTASGKTMTPQQERMAECSHQSKGMHGAEHKTFMSHCMKGHAAMPMATAKHEMAKPSMTAKHEMAEHEMMAKHEMAKPGMMGGKAMQNEKMKTCSAEAKAKKLMGAERTMFMSTCLKAH; the protein is encoded by the coding sequence ATGCAGATTCGTCTGATCGCGAGCCTGGCGCTCGCCTGCCTGTTGTTCGCCGGCGGCGCCAGCGCCGCCACCACCGCCAGCGGCAAGACCATGACGCCGCAGCAGGAGCGCATGGCCGAGTGCAGCCACCAGTCCAAGGGCATGCACGGCGCCGAGCACAAGACCTTCATGAGCCATTGCATGAAGGGCCACGCCGCCATGCCGATGGCCACGGCCAAGCACGAAATGGCCAAGCCCAGCATGACGGCCAAGCATGAAATGGCCGAGCACGAAATGATGGCCAAGCATGAAATGGCCAAGCCCGGCATGATGGGCGGCAAGGCCATGCAGAACGAAAAAATGAAAACCTGCAGCGCCGAGGCCAAGGCCAAGAAACTGATGGGTGCCGAACGCACCATGTTCATGAGCACGTGCCTGAAAGCGCATTGA